From Lycium ferocissimum isolate CSIRO_LF1 chromosome 12, AGI_CSIRO_Lferr_CH_V1, whole genome shotgun sequence, one genomic window encodes:
- the LOC132040582 gene encoding uncharacterized protein LOC132040582 — protein sequence MALSGQIVWQILSSTPDFRSRQSIPLLKTPNAKITKLNEQKLKIGSIKSRQRFSIAHSMVNPEIGKRSLSPSNTIETFYASINNKDLNQLSLLISQDCFIDDFSFPQSFQGRKSGRRRKFPSQDVAVTMNYQVMENKYS from the exons ATGGCACTTTCAGGTCAAATTGTCTGGCAAATTTTATCGTCCACTCCAGATTTTAGGAGTCGCCAAAGCATTCCGCTATTGAAAACTCCGAATGCAAAAATCACCAAACTAAATGAACAAAAACTCAAAATAGGAAGTATCAAGAGCAGACAGAGGTTCTCGATCGCGCATTCAATGGTCAATCCTGAAATTGGCAAACGTTCACTTTCACCATCCAACACAATCGAAACATTCTACGCCAGCATAAATAACAAGGACCTGAACCAACTGTCCTTGCTCATATCTCAAGATTGTTTCATTGATGATTTCTCATTCCCTCAATCATTTCAAGGGAGAAAG AGTGGAAGAAGAAGGAAGTTCCCTTCACAAGACGTTGCAGTTACTATGAATTATCAAGTGATGGAGAACAAATACTCATGA